CTCGCGGCCTACGACGAGTTGGACGAAGCGCCGATCGTGATCGGGCACAGCATCGGGGGTCTGGTCGCCCAGCATGTGGCGGCGGCCCGTGAGCCAAGAGCGGTGGTGCTGCTGGCGCCGGTGCCGCCCGGTGTGTTGTGGCCGCAGTTGCGCTCGTTGCCCCACCTGTTTCCGATCATGCCGAGTCTCCTCAAGGGCCGACCGGTGAAGCCGTCGGTGGAAACGTTTCGCGCGGTCCCGCTATTCGGGCTGCCCGGGGCGGAGCAGCAGGAGGTCATCGCCGGGTTTGTTCCCGATTCCGCACATGTGTTCCGCTCGATGAGCCTGGGCAGCCGCGACACCCGCGTCGATCCGCGCGCTGTGCACTGCCCGGTGTTGTGCGTCAGCGGCGGTGCCGATCGCAACGTCGCTACGTGGATCTCACGTCGCATCGCGCGCAGGTATTCGGCCCAGGATCACCACCACCCGGACCTGCCTCACTGGATCGTCGCGGACTCGGCGCTACCTCAGGTCGCGCCCCCGGTGCTGGCATGGCTCGACGCGCGAGTCACCGAATCCGTCAGTTGAACGGAATGTCGTTGTCGGCCTTGGAGTCTTGATACCGCTGCGACAGTCCGGCGTAGACATCGCGGATGCACCGGTCCTGCTCGAGCAGTCGGCTGCGCAGCGGTTCGGGTTCGGCGTCGACGAGGTCGCGGATCGAACGGCCGGTCCAGAACGCGTTGGTGTGCCGGTAGTTGCCGTCCTCGACGCCGAACACCTCTTGGAGGATTCTCAGGTCGTGGGGGATGCCGAATGCGTCGCGCGAATCCTGATACGTGAAGAAGTAGTAGAAATTGTCGAACCCGGCCCATGTGATGGCCGACAGGCACAGGGGGCAGGGTTCGTGGGTGGATAAGAACACCAGGTCGCGCGTGGCCGGCCGGTCTGGCAGTTCGTAGAACCGGTTGAGGGTGCTGATCTCGCCGTGCAGCAGCGGGTTGTCGGTCTCGCTGTTCGTGCCGCACAGCACCAGCGACATATCGGATTTGCGGAGCAGCGCGGCGCCGAACACCTTGTTGCCCGCCGCGACGCCACGCTCGGTCATCGGCAGGATGTCGCGCTCCATCACATCGAGCAGACGCGATGCCACGGTCGGTCCTCCCACGGCGTCACCCTAGCGCCGATGGCGGCGCCAGAAGGTCAGACGCAGTCCGCGCACACCAGTCTGTCGCCAGACTGCAGCGCGAGCCGGTTGCGGTGCTGCACCAGGAAGCAACTGGAGCAGGTGAATTCGTTGGCCTGCTTCGGGATCACCCGAACGGTGAGCTCTTCACCCGACAGGTCGATGTCGGGCAGGTCGATCGCGTCGACGGCATCGCCGTCGTCGACATCGAGTACCGCCACGTCGACCTTGTCTCGCCGGCGCGCGGCGATCTCCTCCAGAGACTGGTCGCCTTCGTCCGTGTTCTGGGTACGGGGCGCGTCGTAATCAGTGGGCATCGGCCACTCTCCCTCCAAGTCCGGTGCTGCGTTAAACGCCGACCGAGGACCGCATAATTCCCTTCCGATCCGCAGCCCAAACCCGCACGTCAGTCCCAACCGTGACGAGGCGCTCGCGCTAGGGTGAGCCGTGGCCGAGATCGCGCCGTTGCGTGTACAGCTGATCGCCAGGACGGAGTTCGCGGCGCCGCCTGATGTGCCGTGGAGTACCGACGCCGAGGGCGGGCCCGCGCTGGTGGAGTTCGCCGGACGTGCGTGCTATCAGAGCTGGTCAAAGCCCAATCCGCGGACCGCGACCAATGCCGCCTATCTGCGGCACATCATCGATGTCGGCCACTTCTCGGTGCTCGAACACGCGTCGGTGTCCTTCTACATCACCGGGGTCTCGCGGTCGTGCACCCACGAGTTGATTCGGCACCGCCATTTCTCCTATTCGCAACTGTCGCAGCGCTATGTCCCCGAGCACGAGGCCCAGGTCGTCCTGCCACCCGGTATCGAGAACGATCCCGAACTCGAAGAGATCCTCACCGCCGCCGCCGACGCCAGTCGCGCGACGTACACCGAACTGCTGGGCAGGCTGGAGGCTCGGTTCGCGGACGAGCCCAACGCCGTCCTTCGACGTAAGCAGGCCCGACAGGCTGCCCGGGCGGTGCTGCCCAACGCCACCGAGACCCGCATCGTCGTCACCGGCAATTATCGCGCGTGGCGGCATTTCATCGCGAT
The sequence above is drawn from the Mycobacterium gallinarum genome and encodes:
- a CDS encoding DUF4193 domain-containing protein, yielding MPTDYDAPRTQNTDEGDQSLEEIAARRRDKVDVAVLDVDDGDAVDAIDLPDIDLSGEELTVRVIPKQANEFTCSSCFLVQHRNRLALQSGDRLVCADCV
- a CDS encoding nucleoside deaminase; the protein is MGGPTVASRLLDVMERDILPMTERGVAAGNKVFGAALLRKSDMSLVLCGTNSETDNPLLHGEISTLNRFYELPDRPATRDLVFLSTHEPCPLCLSAITWAGFDNFYYFFTYQDSRDAFGIPHDLRILQEVFGVEDGNYRHTNAFWTGRSIRDLVDAEPEPLRSRLLEQDRCIRDVYAGLSQRYQDSKADNDIPFN
- a CDS encoding alpha/beta hydrolase, producing the protein MSRPPILLLHGMFSTPKLLSGWVSLLESAGYRVHAPAYPGHDPVDMAVLSRVTLSDYIAAALAAYDELDEAPIVIGHSIGGLVAQHVAAAREPRAVVLLAPVPPGVLWPQLRSLPHLFPIMPSLLKGRPVKPSVETFRAVPLFGLPGAEQQEVIAGFVPDSAHVFRSMSLGSRDTRVDPRAVHCPVLCVSGGADRNVATWISRRIARRYSAQDHHHPDLPHWIVADSALPQVAPPVLAWLDARVTESVS
- the thyX gene encoding FAD-dependent thymidylate synthase, which produces MAEIAPLRVQLIARTEFAAPPDVPWSTDAEGGPALVEFAGRACYQSWSKPNPRTATNAAYLRHIIDVGHFSVLEHASVSFYITGVSRSCTHELIRHRHFSYSQLSQRYVPEHEAQVVLPPGIENDPELEEILTAAADASRATYTELLGRLEARFADEPNAVLRRKQARQAARAVLPNATETRIVVTGNYRAWRHFIAMRASEHADIEIRRLAIECLRQLIEVAPQAFSDFEIYALADGTEVATSPLATEA